A single Sphingomonas kaistensis DNA region contains:
- a CDS encoding HAMP domain-containing protein, translating to MNVQAPRDFLDRRQLVTALRALRRGDFTVRMPEDADGADAEIAALFNEVVSLNQEMAQEFQRLSQVVGKEGKINQRGRVKNARGGWDTAISSVNELIEDMVQPTAEVSRVIGAVAKGDLSQTMTVEIDGRPLRGEFLRIGKVVNTMVEQLGSFSAEVTRVAREVGTEGKLGGQANVRGVAGTWKDLTDNVNAMATNLTGQVRNIAEVTTAVARGDLSKKITVEVKGEILELKNTINTMVDQLNGFASEVTRVAREVGTEGKLGGQARVEGVAGTWKDLTDNVNLMADNLTGQVRNIAEVTTAVAKGDLSKKITVDVRGEILELKNTINTMVDQLNGFASEVTRVAREVGTEGKLGGQAQVPGVAGTWADLTNNVNLMAANLTGQVRNIAEVTTAVARGDLSKKITVDVRGEILELKNTINTMVDQLNGFASEVTRVAREVGSEGKLGGQAQVPGVGGTWADLTDSVNLMAGNLTGQVRNIAEVTTAVAKGDLSKKITVDVKGEILELKNTINTMVDQLNSFASEVTRVAREVGSEGKLGGQAQVEGVAGTWADLTDSVNLMAGNLTGQVRNIAEVTTAVARGDLSKKITVDVKGEILELKDTINVMVDQLNGFASEVTRVAREVGTEGKLGGQAQVPGVGGTWKDLTDNVNAMAANLTGQVRNIAEVTTAVALGDLSKKITVDVKGEILELKNTINTMVDQLNSFASEVTRVAREVGTEGKLGGQAQVRGVAGTWKDLTDNVNLMADNLTGQVRNIADVTTAVARGDLSRKITVDVKGEILALKNTINVMVDQLNGFASEVTRVAREVGTEGKLGGQAQVPGVGGTWKDLTDNVNLMATNLTNQVRGIADVVTAVAQGNLKRKLTVDAKGEIAALAETINFMIDTLATFADQVTNMAREVGIEGKLGGQARVPGAAGLWRDLTDNVNQLAANLTNQVRSIADVATAVTKGDLSRSIAVEASGEMAALKDNINEMIRNLKEQTLKNAEQDWLKTNLARFSRMLQGERDMATVSNLIMSELAPLVNAQYGVFYVAKREDEETKLELVASYGAEGPDHLRKEFSLREGLVGQAAADKRPILLKDVPPDFIRIGSGLGHATPANVNILPALFEDDVKAVIELASFNEFNETHQSFLDQLMESVGIVLNTIAATMRTEGLLKQSQLLTQELQARQTELTTKQEELHATNEELQEKAQLLENEKKQVEAKNIEIDMARRAIEEKAEQLALTSKYKSEFLANMSHELRTPLNSLLILSKLLADNQQGNLNDKQVEFARTIHSAGSDLLSLINDILDLSKIESGTVSIEVGELPMSSLKQHMERTFRQLAADKNLDFNVNFDDSLPEAIRTDEKRLQQVVLNLLSNAFKFTARGSVTLDVRAATGGWSANHPVLRQGERAIEIAVTDTGIGIPEDKQKLIFEAFQQADGTTSRKYGGTGLGLSISREIARLLGGELQVRSKPGEGSTFTLFVPMAAVQLPSTQGGSSARYENSGASVPTALPAPFEVQDDRDTLGNDPFVLIVEDDPTFAAILLDLARENGLKGVVSTAGAGSLAMARKLKPNAITLDLGLSDIDGFVLLDLLKHDPDTRDLPIHVISGADRRESAKSLGALGVTEKPANQEELSGVFRDLLAKAKKPKKRSAPPNNLGAAPQEGPQLAGTKMLIVDDDIRNIFSLTSVLESHGVEVLHAERGREGIAILERTPDIDAALIDIMMPEMDGYETMQQIRARPQLADVALIAVTAKAMKGDRQKCLNAGASDYIAKPVDIELLLALLRVWVARGREVAPNSDQVVEAAE from the coding sequence GTGAACGTTCAAGCCCCTCGCGACTTTCTTGATCGCCGCCAGCTTGTCACCGCCCTCCGTGCGCTCAGGCGCGGCGACTTCACCGTTCGTATGCCCGAAGATGCCGATGGAGCGGACGCGGAGATCGCGGCTCTCTTCAACGAGGTCGTCTCGCTGAACCAGGAGATGGCGCAGGAATTCCAGCGTCTTTCCCAGGTCGTCGGCAAGGAAGGCAAGATCAATCAGCGCGGGCGGGTCAAGAACGCCCGCGGCGGCTGGGACACCGCCATCAGCTCGGTCAACGAGCTGATCGAGGACATGGTCCAGCCGACCGCCGAAGTTTCCCGCGTCATCGGCGCGGTGGCCAAGGGCGACCTGTCGCAGACCATGACGGTCGAGATCGACGGGCGGCCTCTACGCGGCGAATTCCTGCGCATCGGCAAGGTGGTGAACACCATGGTCGAGCAGCTCGGCTCCTTCTCGGCGGAAGTGACTCGCGTGGCCCGCGAAGTCGGTACGGAAGGCAAGCTCGGCGGTCAGGCCAACGTGCGCGGCGTCGCCGGTACCTGGAAGGACCTTACCGACAATGTGAACGCCATGGCTACCAATCTGACGGGCCAGGTGCGTAACATCGCCGAGGTGACCACCGCCGTGGCCCGCGGCGACTTGTCAAAGAAGATCACGGTGGAGGTGAAAGGCGAGATCCTGGAGCTGAAGAACACCATCAACACCATGGTGGACCAGCTCAACGGTTTCGCGTCCGAAGTGACGCGCGTGGCGCGCGAGGTCGGCACGGAGGGCAAGCTCGGGGGTCAGGCACGCGTGGAAGGCGTCGCCGGCACGTGGAAGGACCTCACTGACAACGTGAACCTGATGGCCGACAATCTGACCGGCCAGGTCCGCAACATCGCTGAAGTGACCACCGCCGTCGCCAAGGGCGACCTTTCCAAGAAGATCACCGTCGACGTGCGCGGCGAAATCCTGGAGCTCAAGAACACCATCAACACGATGGTCGATCAGCTGAACGGCTTCGCGTCCGAGGTCACGCGCGTGGCCCGCGAGGTGGGCACCGAGGGAAAGCTTGGCGGCCAGGCACAGGTGCCGGGCGTCGCGGGCACCTGGGCCGACCTCACCAACAACGTGAACCTGATGGCGGCCAACCTGACCGGCCAGGTGCGCAACATCGCCGAAGTGACGACCGCCGTGGCGCGCGGCGACCTTTCCAAGAAGATCACCGTCGACGTGCGCGGCGAGATCCTCGAGCTGAAGAACACCATCAACACGATGGTGGACCAGCTGAACGGCTTCGCGTCCGAAGTGACCCGCGTGGCCCGCGAAGTAGGCTCGGAAGGAAAGCTCGGCGGCCAGGCGCAGGTGCCTGGGGTCGGTGGCACCTGGGCCGACTTGACCGACAGCGTGAACCTGATGGCCGGCAACCTCACCGGCCAGGTGCGCAACATCGCCGAGGTGACCACCGCTGTGGCGAAGGGCGATCTGTCCAAGAAGATCACGGTCGACGTGAAGGGCGAAATTCTCGAGCTGAAGAACACCATCAACACCATGGTGGACCAGCTCAACTCCTTCGCGTCCGAAGTGACCCGCGTGGCACGCGAAGTGGGTTCGGAAGGAAAGCTCGGCGGCCAGGCGCAGGTCGAAGGCGTGGCAGGCACCTGGGCCGACCTCACCGACAGCGTGAACCTGATGGCCGGCAATCTGACCGGTCAGGTCCGCAACATCGCCGAAGTGACCACCGCCGTGGCTCGCGGCGACTTGTCGAAGAAGATCACTGTCGACGTGAAGGGCGAGATCCTCGAGCTGAAGGACACCATCAACGTGATGGTCGACCAGCTCAATGGCTTTGCTTCCGAAGTGACGCGCGTCGCCCGCGAAGTGGGCACGGAGGGCAAGCTCGGCGGCCAGGCGCAGGTCCCGGGCGTCGGCGGCACTTGGAAGGACCTTACCGATAACGTCAACGCCATGGCCGCGAACCTGACCGGTCAGGTCCGCAACATCGCGGAAGTGACCACCGCCGTGGCGCTGGGCGATCTTTCCAAGAAGATCACCGTCGACGTGAAGGGCGAGATCCTCGAGCTCAAGAACACCATCAACACGATGGTCGACCAGCTCAACAGCTTCGCCTCCGAAGTGACCCGCGTGGCCCGCGAAGTGGGTACGGAAGGGAAGCTCGGCGGCCAGGCGCAGGTGCGCGGCGTCGCCGGCACTTGGAAGGACCTCACCGACAACGTCAACCTCATGGCCGATAACCTTACCGGCCAGGTGCGCAACATCGCCGACGTGACCACCGCTGTCGCCCGCGGCGACTTGTCGCGCAAGATCACGGTGGACGTGAAGGGCGAGATCCTCGCGCTCAAGAACACCATCAACGTGATGGTCGATCAGCTGAACGGCTTCGCGTCCGAAGTGACCCGCGTGGCCCGCGAAGTCGGTACGGAGGGCAAGCTCGGCGGTCAGGCGCAGGTGCCGGGCGTCGGCGGGACGTGGAAGGACCTGACCGACAACGTCAACTTGATGGCGACCAACCTTACCAACCAGGTGCGCGGTATTGCCGACGTCGTGACGGCGGTGGCGCAGGGCAACCTCAAGCGAAAGCTGACGGTGGACGCCAAGGGCGAGATCGCGGCGCTCGCGGAAACGATCAACTTCATGATCGACACGCTGGCGACCTTTGCCGATCAGGTGACCAACATGGCCCGCGAGGTCGGCATCGAGGGTAAGCTCGGCGGCCAGGCCCGAGTGCCGGGCGCCGCCGGCCTGTGGCGCGACCTGACCGACAACGTGAACCAGCTTGCCGCCAACCTGACCAACCAGGTGCGCTCGATCGCCGACGTGGCGACGGCCGTGACCAAGGGCGACTTATCGCGCTCCATCGCCGTTGAAGCCTCGGGCGAAATGGCCGCGCTCAAGGACAACATCAACGAGATGATCCGCAACCTCAAGGAACAGACCTTGAAGAATGCGGAGCAGGATTGGCTCAAGACCAACCTCGCGCGCTTCAGCCGCATGCTGCAGGGTGAACGCGACATGGCAACGGTGTCGAACCTCATCATGTCGGAACTCGCGCCGCTGGTGAATGCGCAATATGGCGTGTTCTACGTCGCCAAGCGCGAGGACGAGGAGACCAAGCTCGAGCTGGTCGCCAGCTATGGCGCGGAAGGGCCGGACCACCTGCGCAAGGAATTCAGCCTTCGCGAAGGTCTCGTTGGCCAGGCAGCGGCGGACAAGCGGCCGATCCTCCTTAAGGATGTGCCACCCGACTTCATCCGCATCGGTTCGGGCCTGGGCCATGCGACTCCGGCGAACGTGAACATCCTTCCCGCCTTGTTCGAGGACGACGTCAAGGCGGTGATCGAGCTCGCCTCGTTCAACGAGTTCAACGAAACTCACCAGAGCTTCCTCGATCAGCTGATGGAATCGGTCGGTATCGTGCTCAACACGATCGCTGCGACCATGCGCACCGAGGGCCTCCTGAAGCAGTCGCAGCTGCTGACCCAGGAGCTTCAGGCGCGCCAGACCGAGCTCACGACCAAGCAGGAAGAGCTGCACGCGACCAACGAGGAGCTGCAGGAGAAGGCGCAGCTGCTGGAGAACGAGAAGAAGCAGGTCGAAGCCAAGAATATCGAAATCGACATGGCCCGCCGCGCCATCGAGGAGAAGGCGGAGCAGCTGGCGCTCACCTCCAAGTACAAGTCGGAGTTCCTGGCCAACATGAGCCACGAGCTGCGAACCCCGCTGAACTCGCTCCTCATCCTTTCCAAGCTGCTGGCCGACAACCAGCAGGGCAACCTCAACGACAAGCAGGTCGAGTTCGCTCGGACCATCCACTCCGCCGGTTCGGACCTGCTGAGCCTTATCAACGACATCCTCGATCTGTCGAAGATCGAGTCCGGTACGGTCAGCATCGAGGTCGGCGAACTGCCGATGTCGAGCCTCAAGCAGCATATGGAGCGCACGTTCCGCCAGCTCGCGGCGGACAAGAACCTCGACTTCAACGTCAATTTCGATGACTCGCTGCCCGAGGCGATCCGCACCGACGAGAAGCGGCTCCAGCAGGTCGTGCTCAACCTGCTATCCAACGCCTTCAAGTTCACGGCGCGCGGCAGCGTCACCCTCGATGTTCGTGCGGCGACGGGTGGCTGGAGCGCCAACCACCCAGTACTGCGGCAGGGCGAGCGAGCCATCGAAATTGCCGTGACCGACACGGGTATCGGCATTCCGGAGGACAAGCAAAAGCTGATCTTCGAGGCGTTCCAGCAGGCGGACGGCACCACCAGTCGGAAGTATGGTGGTACCGGTCTTGGCCTGTCGATCAGCCGTGAAATCGCCCGCTTGCTCGGCGGTGAGCTGCAAGTTCGCTCTAAGCCGGGCGAAGGGTCGACCTTTACTCTGTTCGTGCCGATGGCTGCCGTCCAATTGCCGTCGACCCAGGGCGGAAGCAGCGCTCGCTACGAGAATAGCGGGGCCAGCGTGCCGACAGCGCTGCCGGCACCCTTTGAGGTGCAGGACGATCGCGACACACTCGGCAACGATCCTTTCGTGCTGATCGTCGAGGATGACCCGACCTTTGCCGCCATTCTGCTCGACCTAGCTCGGGAGAACGGCCTGAAGGGGGTGGTCTCCACCGCCGGTGCCGGGAGTCTGGCCATGGCCCGCAAGCTCAAGCCGAATGCAATCACGCTGGACTTGGGCCTGAGCGACATCGACGGCTTCGTGCTGCTCGACCTCCTGAAGCATGATCCGGATACCCGCGACTTGCCGATCCACGTCATCTCGGGTGCGGATCGGCGGGAATCGGCCAAGTCGCTCGGCGCTCTTGGCGTCACCGAGAAGCCAGCCAATCAGGAAGAACTTAGCGGGGTATTCCGCGACCTTCTTGCCAAAGCCAAGAAGCCGAAGAAGCGCTCTGCTCCTCCGAACAACCTTGGCGCGGCGCCTCAGGAGGGACCGCAGCTGGCCGGCACGAAGATGCTCATCGTCGACGACGATATCCGTAACATCTTCTCGCTCACCAGCGTGCTCGAGAGCCACGGTGTGGAGGTTCTTCACGCCGAACGTGGGAGGGAGGGCATCGCCATTCTTGAGCGGACGCCGGACATCGACGCGGCGCTGATCGACATCATGATGCCGGAAATGGACGGCTATGAGACGATGCAGCAGATCCGGGCCCGACCGCAGCTTGCCGACGTAGCGCTGATCGCGGTGACGGCGAAGGCGATGAAGGGCGACCGGCAGAAGTGCCTGAACGCAGGCGCATCCGACTACATCGCCAAGCCCGTCGATATCGAGCTTCTGCTCGCGCTGCTCCGCGTGTGGGTCGCGCGCGGCCGGGAGGTCGCACCGAACAGTGATCAGGTGGTCGAGGCAGCCGAGTGA